The stretch of DNA AAGCTTTTGGCAAGAAGTTGCAAAACAATTTCTGAGAACACAAATGATAAAAATCATACCCCGTTGAAAATTAATTGAAAATGATTATCTTTTAGTTAAAATTGCCTAAGGAGGTGAGGATGGCCGAGTTAACTGAAAAGGAAAAGGCTGTTTTTGAATTCATGAAAGAGAAAGGCAAACCTGTTCGTCCCGGTGATGTTGCAAAAACGCTGGGAATGGAAAGCAAAGAGGTTTCTAAAATTATCAAATCATTAAGAGAGAAGGGGCTCGTAAACTCTCCTAAAAGGTGCTACTACGCCCCTGTTGAAGGTTAATACAAGCACTCAAAAGGATATACACTTTCTAAAATGTGAATACAACCGCTCCGCCGGTTTCGGATAAGAGCCGGCGGATCATTTAAGAAAAGATCCCTGTAAGGAACAGAAAAAAGAGAAGTTTCAAGCTTCTTTTTAAACTTATCTGGAAGCAAACTCTTCCTTCCTTTAACCGCGACCGTGCTTTTACTTTTCCTCCCGACAGCAACTCCCTCTCTAACACCAAAACCTGCCATAAGAAGAGCTTTCCTAACAGGAAGAGAGGAAGAATAGGTAGCAAGCACCCCGCCTTCCTTCACCATTTCCGATATATACTTAAAAAAATCAAGTGTCCACAGCTCAGGATTCACCTTCGGAGAGAAGGGATCGTGAAAAACAACGTCAAAAAAATCCCCAAAATTCCTATAAATTTTCTTTACAACTTCTCTTCCTTCACCTATAAAAACCTTTATCCCAATTTTTCCATCAAAGTAGTTAAGGGTCAAAAAACCATCTTCAAAAGAGCGATTTTTTAAAAGTCCACTCAAAAAAAATTTAAAAGCAGACATATCTCCCCAGTCAAGCTGAAGAGAAGCCTTTATTACTTCAATATCCTTCTCAAAACCGACAATTAAAAGTTTTCCCCCGCATTCAAAAGCAGCCTTAACGGCAGACATGGAATTAAAACCGAGACCAAAGCAGACATCAAGAATCTTTAAATCTCTCTTTTTCAGAGATTCAATAATTTTGCAGGGTTTTATGAATTTTTCTTCAGACTCTCTGAATGCTCCCGCAGTTACAGAATGATAAGGCTCTCCATACTCTTCCGAAAAGAAGGTAGGAGAGCCGTCTGCCGTTATTATTTTTTTTATCATTTTGCCGTAGCTGTTTCTTTACGTTTCTTTGTCTTCGACTTGTGAAGTGCCGTATCAAAAACTTTTTCAACTCTGTCCACAAATAAAAGCTTTAACTGTTTTTTCGCATCTTCAGGAAGCTCTTCCATAACTTCAGCCTTATTCTTTGCAGGGATAATAACAGTCTTCACACCGTATCTTAATGCTGCAAGAATCTTCTCTTTTAAACCTCCAACAGGTAGGACTTTACCACCGAGGGTTATTTCACCTGTCATCGCAACGTTTTTTTTCACTTTTCTGCCAGTTAAAGCTGAAAGCATTGCAGTAGCTATTGTGATACCTGCCGACGGTCCGTCCTTCGGAATGGCTCCGGCAGGAACATGAACATGGATATCTATCTTTGAAAAATCTTTATCTATACCGTAGTTTTCAGCATGTGCCCTGATAAATCCGAGAGCAGCTTGAGCAGACTCTTTCATAACATCACCAAGCCTTCCCGTAAGAATAAGCTTTCCAGTTCCCGGTGTTACTATTGCTTCCACAAACAGAACATCTCCACCGGCAGCCGTCCAGGCAAGGCCC from Desulfurobacterium indicum encodes:
- a CDS encoding tRNA (5-methylaminomethyl-2-thiouridine)(34)-methyltransferase MnmD; amino-acid sequence: MIKKIITADGSPTFFSEEYGEPYHSVTAGAFRESEEKFIKPCKIIESLKKRDLKILDVCFGLGFNSMSAVKAAFECGGKLLIVGFEKDIEVIKASLQLDWGDMSAFKFFLSGLLKNRSFEDGFLTLNYFDGKIGIKVFIGEGREVVKKIYRNFGDFFDVVFHDPFSPKVNPELWTLDFFKYISEMVKEGGVLATYSSSLPVRKALLMAGFGVREGVAVGRKSKSTVAVKGRKSLLPDKFKKKLETSLFSVPYRDLFLNDPPALIRNRRSGCIHILESVYPFECLY
- a CDS encoding MarR family transcriptional regulator encodes the protein MAELTEKEKAVFEFMKEKGKPVRPGDVAKTLGMESKEVSKIIKSLREKGLVNSPKRCYYAPVEG